A single window of Archangium gephyra DNA harbors:
- the lptC gene encoding LPS export ABC transporter periplasmic protein LptC → MRRSLLSLLALLAACTQKQATEDASAPPAVVMHGVRLRSYDGSTLSMTGEAELATWQRTGELTATRATVHVPDPGQAQDARSTKDARSAKSAKGGQPAGGTTVRAQLMEGNPGARQLVASGDVEVRTASGLVAHTPRATYDGSQQVARGTEGVVVTGPNGRMRADSFSLSFPTGQFDFEGSVQTIVQGATR, encoded by the coding sequence GTGCGACGTTCCCTCCTCAGCCTCCTCGCCCTCCTGGCGGCCTGCACCCAGAAGCAGGCCACCGAAGATGCCTCCGCGCCTCCCGCCGTGGTGATGCATGGGGTGCGGCTGCGCTCGTACGACGGCAGCACCCTGTCCATGACGGGCGAGGCCGAGCTGGCCACGTGGCAGCGCACGGGCGAGCTCACCGCCACCCGGGCCACCGTGCACGTGCCGGACCCGGGACAGGCGCAGGACGCCAGGAGCACCAAGGACGCCAGGAGCGCCAAGAGCGCCAAGGGCGGCCAGCCGGCGGGGGGCACCACGGTGCGTGCGCAGCTCATGGAGGGCAACCCGGGCGCGCGGCAGCTGGTGGCCTCGGGAGACGTGGAGGTGCGCACGGCCTCCGGCCTGGTGGCGCACACCCCGCGAGCCACTTATGACGGTAGCCAGCAGGTGGCGCGAGGCACGGAGGGTGTGGTGGTGACGGGACCGAATGGCCGCATGCGGGCGGACTCCTTCTCGCTGTCCTTCCCCACGGGACAGTTCGACTTCGAGGGCTCGGTGCAGACCATCGTCCAGGGGGCCACGCGGTGA
- a CDS encoding LptA/OstA family protein, with protein MIEYLVTAFFVAQPVQPATATATPSVSAGSPVPSAAAASPKGGETEITSKRMTILRDQSTLMFKEDVRARRESMDLRCDELTAHYAQYAGKYTATRGECVGNVRAVDGERTAQGERADFDVPGRLLVVTGNPEAQDPAAHLKGSELRLMLGSQNFEVKDATVTFKSAPVEVKGAPQNNPVVITSKRVSGTRAQAVFSGEVSVKHRTMDLRCDKLTAYYNGTREVTRADCVGNVRAVDGDRRAKGERARLNVPTGMLVVTGNPEAEDPMIHFRGTQVRMALGGKSFEGDDATVVFKTAPVKEQEQRRKDKPGGTKQP; from the coding sequence GTGATTGAGTACCTGGTCACGGCCTTCTTCGTCGCCCAGCCGGTGCAGCCCGCCACGGCCACGGCCACCCCCAGCGTCAGCGCGGGCTCGCCTGTCCCCAGCGCGGCCGCGGCGTCCCCCAAGGGGGGCGAGACGGAGATCACCTCCAAGCGGATGACCATCCTGCGCGATCAGTCCACCCTCATGTTCAAGGAGGACGTGCGGGCCAGGCGCGAGTCGATGGACCTGCGGTGCGACGAGCTCACCGCGCACTACGCGCAGTACGCCGGCAAGTACACGGCGACGCGTGGCGAGTGTGTGGGCAACGTGCGCGCGGTGGACGGCGAGCGCACCGCCCAGGGCGAGCGGGCGGACTTCGACGTGCCTGGCCGCCTGCTGGTGGTGACGGGCAACCCCGAGGCGCAGGACCCCGCGGCCCACCTCAAGGGCTCCGAGCTGCGCCTGATGCTGGGCAGCCAGAACTTCGAGGTGAAGGACGCCACCGTCACCTTCAAGTCGGCGCCCGTCGAGGTGAAGGGGGCTCCGCAGAATAACCCGGTGGTCATCACGTCCAAGCGGGTGTCCGGCACGCGCGCCCAGGCTGTCTTCTCGGGCGAGGTGTCGGTGAAGCACCGGACCATGGATTTGCGGTGCGACAAACTGACCGCCTACTACAACGGCACGCGCGAGGTGACGCGGGCCGATTGCGTGGGCAACGTGCGCGCGGTGGATGGAGACCGCCGGGCGAAGGGCGAGCGGGCCCGCCTCAACGTCCCCACCGGCATGCTGGTGGTGACGGGCAACCCCGAGGCGGAGGATCCGATGATCCACTTCCGGGGCACACAGGTGCGCATGGCCCTGGGGGGCAAGAGCTTCGAGGGCGATGACGCCACCGTCGTCTTCAAGACGGCGCCCGTGAAGGAGCAGGAGCAGCGGCGCAAGGACAAGCCGGGGGGAACG
- the astB gene encoding N-succinylarginine dihydrolase, whose product MREYNFDGIVGPTHNYGGLSPGNLASSLHGGEVSHPREAALQGLEKMRFVAGLGVGQAVLPPQPRPSLKALRALGFTGTDEEVITRAGKDAEHLLRLTSSSAAMWTANAATGAPSEDTADGRMHLTPANLQQMFHRALEAETTHAVLRSIFADEKHFAVHAPLPGGGHFADEGAANHIRLVTPGHKAVHVLAWGRSAWRDDVRHPTRFPARQTYESSQALARLHKLDPEQVLLPQQAPEGIDAGAFHTDVMAVGNESFLMLHELAFVDPQGLLKTLREKLGEGFTSVLASTEELPARDAVKAYPFNSQVLTLPDGTMAIIAPEESRETEPARRFLERVVAENNPVKRVYYLDVRQSMNNGGGPACLRQRVWLTDAERAAVKANVFYTPELHEALASWVKRHYREDLRAKDLADPKLARETMTALDELTRILGLGSVYDFQK is encoded by the coding sequence ATGCGCGAATACAACTTCGACGGCATCGTCGGTCCCACCCACAATTACGGCGGCCTGTCGCCCGGCAACCTGGCGTCCTCCCTGCATGGCGGCGAGGTGAGCCATCCCCGCGAGGCGGCCCTCCAGGGCCTGGAGAAGATGCGCTTCGTCGCGGGACTGGGCGTGGGCCAGGCGGTGCTGCCGCCGCAGCCGAGGCCCTCGCTCAAGGCGCTGCGCGCGCTGGGCTTCACGGGCACGGACGAGGAGGTCATCACCCGGGCCGGGAAGGACGCCGAGCACCTGCTGCGGCTGACGTCCAGCTCGGCGGCCATGTGGACGGCGAACGCGGCCACGGGAGCGCCCTCGGAGGACACGGCGGACGGGCGCATGCACCTGACGCCAGCCAACCTCCAACAGATGTTCCACCGGGCGCTGGAGGCGGAGACGACGCACGCGGTGCTGCGCTCCATCTTCGCGGACGAGAAGCACTTCGCCGTGCACGCGCCGCTGCCGGGGGGCGGGCACTTCGCGGACGAGGGCGCGGCCAACCACATCCGGCTGGTGACGCCGGGACACAAGGCGGTGCACGTGCTCGCCTGGGGCCGGAGCGCGTGGCGGGACGATGTGCGCCACCCCACCCGTTTCCCGGCCCGGCAGACGTACGAGTCGAGCCAGGCCCTGGCGCGGCTCCACAAGCTGGACCCGGAGCAGGTGCTGCTGCCGCAGCAGGCCCCCGAGGGCATTGACGCGGGCGCCTTCCACACGGACGTGATGGCGGTGGGCAACGAGAGCTTCCTCATGCTGCACGAGCTGGCCTTCGTGGATCCGCAGGGGCTGCTGAAGACACTGCGCGAGAAGCTGGGCGAGGGCTTCACGTCCGTGCTGGCCAGCACCGAGGAGCTGCCGGCGCGGGACGCGGTGAAGGCCTACCCGTTCAACTCGCAGGTGCTGACGCTGCCGGATGGCACCATGGCCATCATCGCGCCCGAGGAGAGCCGGGAGACGGAGCCGGCGCGGCGCTTCCTGGAGCGCGTGGTGGCGGAGAACAACCCGGTGAAGCGCGTGTATTACCTGGACGTGCGCCAGTCGATGAACAACGGCGGCGGTCCGGCGTGCCTGCGCCAGCGCGTGTGGCTCACGGACGCCGAGCGCGCCGCGGTGAAGGCCAACGTCTTCTACACCCCGGAGCTGCACGAGGCGCTCGCCAGCTGGGTGAAGCGGCACTACCGCGAGGACCTGCGCGCCAAGGACCTGGCGGACCCGAAGCTGGCCCGCGAGACGATGACGGCCCTGGACGAGCTCACGCGCATCCTCGGCCTGGGCAGCGTCTACGACTTCCAGAAGTGA
- a CDS encoding lysophospholipid acyltransferase family protein gives MERPPLAKRLKRFLRYLLVRAALAIVSRLPLGFARWLGAGFGRFAFAVAGGERRKALKSLARAFPEKSDAQRHELARASFRHLGMAAFEVGATAAMDRQLERLVRWEARDRGVLEAALARGKGVVFVSGHVGNWELLARRVARAGYPSQSIAKETTDPRLTTLVERFRAQGGVRSIWRGQEGAARAMLRALKSGEILGLLIDQDTKVQSVFVPFFGELAATPRAAADLALRTGAAVVVGFCQREGDGYHLWMEEVPWQASGDREADAVTLTAALSLSIEAAIRRAPEQWVWMHQRWKTRPSPAR, from the coding sequence GTGGAGCGCCCTCCCTTAGCAAAGCGTCTCAAGCGTTTCCTCCGCTACCTGCTCGTCCGTGCGGCATTGGCCATCGTCAGCCGCCTCCCGCTGGGGTTCGCCCGGTGGTTGGGGGCGGGCTTCGGCCGGTTCGCCTTCGCCGTGGCCGGCGGGGAGCGCCGCAAGGCCTTGAAGTCACTGGCCCGGGCCTTCCCGGAGAAGTCCGACGCACAGCGGCATGAGCTGGCCCGTGCCTCCTTCCGTCACCTGGGCATGGCCGCCTTCGAGGTGGGGGCCACCGCCGCCATGGACCGGCAGCTCGAGCGGCTGGTCCGCTGGGAGGCCCGCGACAGGGGCGTCCTGGAGGCCGCGCTGGCCCGGGGCAAGGGGGTCGTCTTCGTGTCCGGCCATGTGGGCAACTGGGAGTTGCTGGCCCGGCGGGTGGCGCGCGCGGGCTACCCCAGCCAGAGCATCGCCAAGGAGACCACGGACCCGCGGCTCACCACGCTCGTCGAGCGTTTCCGCGCCCAGGGTGGGGTGCGCAGCATCTGGCGCGGCCAGGAGGGCGCGGCGCGGGCCATGCTGCGCGCCCTCAAGTCGGGGGAGATCCTCGGGCTGCTCATCGACCAGGACACGAAGGTGCAGTCCGTCTTCGTCCCCTTCTTCGGCGAGCTGGCCGCCACGCCCCGTGCGGCGGCGGACCTGGCGCTGCGTACCGGCGCGGCGGTGGTGGTGGGCTTCTGTCAGCGCGAAGGCGACGGCTACCACCTCTGGATGGAAGAGGTGCCCTGGCAGGCGAGCGGGGACCGCGAGGCGGATGCGGTGACGCTCACGGCCGCTCTCTCGCTGAGCATCGAGGCAGCCATCCGCCGGGCCCCCGAGCAATGGGTGTGGATGCACCAGCGTTGGAAGACCCGTCCCAGCCCCGCCCGGTGA
- a CDS encoding aminoacyl-tRNA deacylase — protein MIPEPIQHYLQQQHVPFLRHWHPRAVTAQELAQALHVTGYRVAKSVIVEADGRLCICLIPATDTLDLDRVREVLGAREARLASEDAFADRFPECELGAEPPFGHLYELPVLMDEGLGVAEDLLLRAGSHEEALEVSVEDFIGLESPRMASITHEHAGRHTAHHDLHP, from the coding sequence ATGATCCCCGAACCCATCCAGCACTATCTCCAGCAGCAGCACGTGCCCTTTCTTCGCCACTGGCATCCGCGCGCGGTGACGGCGCAGGAGCTGGCCCAGGCGCTCCATGTGACGGGTTACCGCGTGGCCAAGTCCGTCATCGTCGAGGCCGACGGGCGGTTGTGCATCTGCCTCATTCCCGCGACGGACACGCTGGACCTGGACAGGGTCCGCGAGGTGCTCGGCGCGCGGGAAGCCCGGCTGGCCAGCGAGGACGCGTTCGCGGACCGCTTCCCCGAGTGCGAGCTGGGTGCGGAGCCGCCCTTCGGCCACCTCTATGAACTGCCGGTGCTCATGGACGAGGGACTCGGCGTGGCCGAGGACCTGCTGCTGCGCGCGGGCTCCCATGAAGAGGCGTTGGAGGTGAGCGTCGAGGACTTCATCGGCCTCGAGTCACCGAGGATGGCCTCCATCACCCACGAGCACGCGGGGCGGCACACAGCGCATCACGACCTGCACCCGTGA